The sequence TTTCGAGGCGACCCGATCCCAACCGGCGTCGACCACAAAACCGTTCGGCTCGCCGTTGGCCAGTTTGCCGATGGTGTCTTTTTCCGCGTCGGGCAGGGTTTTCAGCAGGGCCGCATCAATCCCGGCGCGCTTGAGCATGACGTTATTGGCCCACGCGGTGTGGTGGTCGCTGCCAATGAACACCACCGGCACATCGGCCCATTCGCCGCTGTTGAAGGTGTTGCCCAAGGCTTCGGCCTGCGCCCAGTAAACCGAACTCATGCCGGCAATGCTCAGCACATCGCCGTGTCTGGCCTTGCCGTCTGCACGCCAGTTGCGCAGACGCTTTTGCAATTCGTCGAGGCCGACGACTTCGTCTTCCATGTTCGCCGAGACCATTTCCAGTCCGCCGAAAATCGCGTGGGAATGGCTGTCGATCAGGCCGGGCATCAGCGCTTTGCCCTTGAGGTCGATGACTTTTGTGCCAGGTTCGATCAAGGCTTTGATCTGCGCGTCGCTGCCGACTTTCAGCACTTTGCCGTTCTCCACGGCCAGCGCTTGTACTTTGGGTTGCGCGCGGTCGGCGGTGAAAATCTTGCCGTTGAGCAGGATCAGATCGGCGGCGGCCATGGCTTCCATCGAGGCAAAACTTACAGCGGCTACCAACAGACTCGGGATGAATCTTTTCATTGAAGATTTCCTTGTTATTGCGTCTGATGGCGAGATTAGTGGCTGACACCAGCCGACAGAACGCCTCCCTCACGAAAAACGTTTTTGCCTGAATGGAAAAAGCATGGATAAGTTGGGTGCATTGAAAATGTTCGTGGTCACCGCGCAGCTCGGCAGTTTCAGTCGCGCCGCCGAGCAGTTGGGCAAGACCCCGTCGGCGCTGACCAAAGCGGTCAATCACCTGGAATCGGAGCTGGGCGCACGGCTGTTCGAGCGCAGCACGCGGCGGATTTTGCTCACCGAAATTGGCCGCGTGTACCTGGAAACCGCGCGGTTGGTGCTGCAGCGGCTGGACGAAGCCAGCGAGGAAATCGAGCAGTTGCAGCACGGCTTGCGCGGCAGCCTGAAAATCACCGCACCGCTGGCGTATGGCCGGGCGTTTCTCGATCAGGTGTGTGACGGATTTTTGCAGCAATATCCGCAGATCAGCCTGCAAGTGGATCTGTGCGATGCGTTCGTCAATCTGCTGGAAAGCGGTTACGACCTGGCGTTGCGTGAGGGCCACGATGACTTGCCGGGGCTGATTGCGCGGGTGGTCGGCAGCAATCGTCTGGCGTTGTGCGGCAGCCCCGAATACCTGACGCGCAAGGGCTTGCCGGTGAATCCGCAAACCCTTGAGCAGCATGAATGGCTGCTCTATCAGCACCCGTTGCTTAGCCGCGAATTCTGGTGGGCCGAACGCGACGGGCAGCGCTTGAGCCTGGCGCAACCGACGGCGCCGCTGTTACGCAGTGACAATTACGATCTGTTGCTGGCCAGTGCCCTGGCCGGGCGTGGTTTGCTGCACACGCCGTTGTGGAGCGCCGCGCCGTACATTGCCGACGGGCGATTGGTGCGGGTCATGGCTGATTACGAGATCGATCCGGATACTTTCGGCCCGCACATCCTGGCGGTGTACCCGAGCCATCGGCGGGCCACGGCGAAGGTCGTTGCCTTCATCGATTACATCGCAGCATTTCTCGCCGAACGCGGCCTTGGCTAACACCCACGCACTGATCGTTCCCACGCTCCGGCATGGGAATGCAGCCCGTGACGCTCCGCGTCACTGGACGCAGAGCGTCCCTAGAGGCATTCCCACGCAGAGCGTGGGAACGATCAAGAACGTAGGAACGATCAACGTGGGGTGGGCCGACCTGCGGCGCTTGTCAGGAAAATCCTACAGGAGTACAAATGTACTC comes from Pseudomonas sp. RU47 and encodes:
- a CDS encoding LysR family transcriptional regulator codes for the protein MDKLGALKMFVVTAQLGSFSRAAEQLGKTPSALTKAVNHLESELGARLFERSTRRILLTEIGRVYLETARLVLQRLDEASEEIEQLQHGLRGSLKITAPLAYGRAFLDQVCDGFLQQYPQISLQVDLCDAFVNLLESGYDLALREGHDDLPGLIARVVGSNRLALCGSPEYLTRKGLPVNPQTLEQHEWLLYQHPLLSREFWWAERDGQRLSLAQPTAPLLRSDNYDLLLASALAGRGLLHTPLWSAAPYIADGRLVRVMADYEIDPDTFGPHILAVYPSHRRATAKVVAFIDYIAAFLAERGLG